Proteins from a genomic interval of Candidatus Rubidus massiliensis:
- the soj_3 gene encoding Sporulation initiation inhibitor protein soj, giving the protein MGADKTLSTEAGAELILKNHLNRIPKEWDFCLIDTPPALGLLSLNALSAAQEVLIPVETRIMALQGLMQLTKTIQTVRDRLNPTLEILGVLPCRVDKRTRLSQDVIKELKKRLGEKLLPIYIRESVKMLSAPHLLNLSLFTIQRGLEPKIFAA; this is encoded by the coding sequence GTGGGGGCTGATAAAACTTTATCGACTGAAGCAGGAGCTGAGCTTATTTTAAAAAATCATCTTAATAGAATACCTAAAGAATGGGACTTCTGCTTGATCGATACTCCGCCCGCTTTGGGACTTCTTAGTTTAAATGCCTTGAGCGCAGCGCAGGAAGTTCTCATTCCTGTTGAGACGAGAATTATGGCTTTACAGGGGCTAATGCAGCTGACAAAGACAATTCAGACAGTACGCGACAGACTTAATCCAACTCTTGAAATTCTTGGCGTATTGCCATGTCGAGTCGACAAAAGAACTCGTCTATCGCAAGACGTCATTAAAGAATTGAAGAAGCGTTTGGGAGAGAAATTATTACCTATTTACATAAGAGAAAGCGTGAAAATGCTGAGTGCCCCTCATTTGCTGAACCTATCACTATTTACGATCCAAAGGGGGCTGGAGCCTAAGATTTTCGCAGCTTAG
- a CDS encoding putative membrane protein has translation MKYFIVLFFVLSFTFLFGHEEHKGMKETVQESVHPTQGEQPTVKQFGGRPQSWAQWIGGFHFILLHFPLALIAMTGFSELLFAYYHRPIFDYASRFMLIAAAILAVPTALLGLIYSYTATYSGLLADFVFWHMWAGITTAILAIIVALIRERYGITKLYYTCLVILFLLVNITGFLGGGMTFGPYHMLPPL, from the coding sequence ATGAAATATTTTATTGTTTTATTCTTTGTTCTAAGTTTCACCTTTCTTTTTGGACATGAAGAGCATAAAGGCATGAAAGAAACGGTGCAAGAAAGTGTACATCCAACGCAAGGAGAGCAGCCAACCGTCAAACAATTTGGCGGAAGGCCTCAAAGCTGGGCACAATGGATCGGGGGCTTTCATTTCATTTTATTGCATTTTCCACTCGCCTTAATTGCCATGACCGGATTTTCGGAGCTTCTCTTTGCCTATTATCACCGCCCCATTTTTGACTATGCTTCTCGCTTCATGCTTATAGCGGCTGCTATTTTAGCGGTTCCAACAGCCTTACTTGGTCTTATTTATAGTTATACAGCAACCTATAGTGGCTTGCTTGCTGACTTTGTCTTTTGGCATATGTGGGCTGGGATTACAACCGCTATTCTTGCAATCATAGTAGCTCTTATTCGAGAACGTTATGGAATTACTAAGCTTTACTATACGTGTCTTGTGATTCTATTCCTGCTGGTCAATATCACAGGATTTTTGGGAGGCGGAATGACATTTGGGCCTTACCACATGCTTCCTCCTCTTTAA
- the copA_1 gene encoding Copper resistance protein A precursor produces MKKFLITLITLSCSFLPAQDHSMHSMTSPNSKTERSNAPVIQPMQGMDHSQHQNMPMNDQMQGMDQGEMMQQMPMEEHRQMMQQGQQMERNNQDQQKSREGSRNEDQPKGVLRYPSVITPNVGSLPWTMDGDVKVFHLIAEPIKREFAPGFWVNCWGYNGSSPGPTIEVVEGDRVRIYVTNKLNEPTSVHWHGIILPNGMDGIAGLTQKSIQPGETFKYEFTLKQNGTFMYHPHSDEMTQIALGMMGFFIIHPRGGDDPPIDRDFAIFLHEWRIPMGAKTPLPFEMLDFNIFTFNSVLYPKIESLVVKKGDRVRIRLGNVMMNSHPIHLHGHEFIVTRKGAKRLPLSAQYSEVTVTVAPGETRDIELIADNPGDWAFHCHKSHHVMNQMQHDLPNLTGINKDKIEDKIRKYIPDFMGLMSINGMGEMFEMYGTSQNMMGMKIKIPENLSPIGNPGPFGVIELGGMFTLFKVRDNLTSYADPGWYQHPPGTVAEVVKSPGMQHNMSGSTNGMQHNMGSMQHMNQMQGHSMNDSRMSTMNGMEHNMGSMNHNMQNMNQNSPHDMSKVSWLSQEEDKKQPHGQERMNWMQSKPEDSMGHMMHGEMGGMQHNMQGMSQEGNQMQHMGH; encoded by the coding sequence ATGAAAAAATTTTTAATAACTCTTATCACTCTATCTTGCTCCTTCTTACCAGCTCAAGACCATAGCATGCATAGCATGACGTCGCCTAACTCAAAAACGGAGCGATCTAATGCGCCTGTTATCCAACCCATGCAAGGTATGGATCACTCGCAGCATCAAAATATGCCAATGAATGATCAAATGCAGGGAATGGATCAAGGTGAAATGATGCAGCAAATGCCTATGGAAGAGCATAGACAGATGATGCAACAAGGTCAGCAAATGGAGCGCAACAACCAAGATCAGCAAAAGAGTAGAGAAGGATCGAGAAATGAAGACCAGCCCAAGGGTGTTCTTCGTTATCCTTCTGTGATTACTCCCAATGTGGGTTCTCTTCCTTGGACAATGGATGGCGATGTCAAAGTTTTTCATCTAATAGCAGAGCCTATTAAAAGAGAATTTGCTCCAGGTTTTTGGGTCAATTGTTGGGGCTATAATGGCTCAAGTCCAGGACCGACCATTGAAGTTGTAGAAGGAGATCGTGTTAGAATTTATGTGACTAATAAGCTCAATGAACCCACTTCCGTTCACTGGCATGGCATCATTTTGCCCAATGGAATGGATGGAATCGCAGGTCTTACGCAAAAATCCATTCAACCAGGTGAAACATTCAAATATGAATTTACCCTTAAGCAGAATGGAACATTCATGTATCACCCCCATTCGGATGAGATGACGCAAATTGCCCTTGGCATGATGGGATTTTTTATCATTCACCCACGAGGAGGAGATGATCCTCCAATTGATCGCGACTTTGCTATTTTTCTTCACGAATGGCGCATTCCAATGGGAGCTAAAACTCCCCTCCCCTTTGAAATGCTCGACTTTAATATCTTTACATTCAACAGCGTCCTTTATCCGAAAATCGAATCTCTTGTTGTTAAAAAAGGCGATCGCGTGCGCATCCGTCTTGGCAATGTCATGATGAATAGTCATCCCATTCACTTGCATGGACATGAGTTTATCGTGACAAGAAAAGGAGCCAAGCGCCTTCCTCTTTCTGCTCAATATTCTGAAGTGACTGTCACAGTGGCGCCTGGAGAGACGAGAGACATTGAACTCATCGCTGATAATCCAGGCGATTGGGCCTTTCATTGCCATAAATCTCACCACGTCATGAATCAAATGCAGCACGATTTGCCCAATTTGACAGGAATCAATAAAGATAAAATTGAAGATAAAATTCGCAAGTATATCCCAGATTTTATGGGACTGATGAGTATTAATGGCATGGGAGAAATGTTTGAGATGTATGGCACATCACAAAATATGATGGGTATGAAAATTAAAATTCCTGAAAACCTATCTCCTATTGGAAATCCAGGGCCCTTTGGAGTTATTGAGCTCGGTGGCATGTTTACCCTCTTTAAAGTGCGCGACAATCTGACTAGCTATGCCGATCCAGGTTGGTATCAGCATCCTCCAGGAACTGTGGCAGAAGTGGTCAAAAGCCCAGGAATGCAGCACAATATGAGTGGAAGCACGAATGGAATGCAACATAACATGGGTTCAATGCAACACATGAATCAAATGCAAGGCCACTCTATGAATGATTCTCGTATGTCTACCATGAATGGAATGGAGCATAACATGGGCTCCATGAATCATAATATGCAAAATATGAATCAAAATTCTCCACATGACATGAGTAAAGTCAGCTGGCTTAGTCAAGAAGAAGATAAAAAACAACCGCATGGCCAAGAAAGAATGAATTGGATGCAAAGCAAGCCCGAAGACAGCATGGGTCATATGATGCATGGGGAGATGGGCGGCATGCAGCATAATATGCAAGGCATGTCTCAAGAGGGAAACCAAATGCAACATATGGGACATTAA
- a CDS encoding replicative DNA helicase, with protein sequence MGEYKDILTDLPYEVLADHADTVTLLLRREYYEPCDKPGKAEIIVAKNRNNSIGSFYLTYNKEYVKFYNCIPTSYSEFSFEQSEKEFSPFSPN encoded by the coding sequence ATGGGAGAATATAAAGATATCCTTACTGATTTGCCTTATGAGGTCCTTGCCGATCATGCTGATACTGTTACGTTACTTCTAAGACGTGAATACTACGAACCTTGTGATAAACCTGGAAAGGCAGAAATTATTGTAGCTAAAAATCGCAACAATAGCATTGGATCGTTTTATTTAACCTATAATAAGGAATACGTAAAATTTTATAATTGCATTCCTACGAGCTATTCAGAATTTAGCTTTGAACAATCAGAAAAAGAATTTAGTCCATTTTCACCTAATTAA
- the xerD_1 gene encoding Tyrosine recombinase XerD produces the protein MNLTLLEHENILETRVFDTEGLIDRFIASIDARINSKNTYRRQIKPFIDWILERHSCDNLRLLSQQDIFYYKDFLLKAGKSAYTISGYLTAVRKFFEWLEANKIFPNIAKSIKGLKKPKGFRKECLTIEQIRTALASFDTNTSEGLRDYALFNLLVRTGLRTVEVSRATVGDLRQESGEAILLIQGKGRDSKDDFVLLVDDALRPLRKYLSSRGPLSEKDPLFASTSNRTRGEHLKERTISGIIKETLRRIDVDDSRITAHSLRHTAVSLSIKNGASLIQAQAMARHSDPKTTMIYFHNHERIKSGAERYIII, from the coding sequence ATGAATCTAACATTGCTAGAACATGAAAATATCTTAGAGACAAGAGTTTTCGATACAGAAGGCTTAATAGATCGGTTTATTGCTAGCATCGATGCAAGGATAAATTCTAAGAATACGTATAGAAGACAGATTAAGCCTTTTATAGATTGGATTTTAGAGAGGCACTCTTGCGATAATCTTCGTTTACTTAGTCAGCAAGATATTTTTTATTATAAAGACTTTCTATTAAAAGCAGGAAAGAGCGCTTATACGATTAGTGGCTACCTTACAGCTGTAAGAAAATTTTTTGAATGGTTAGAAGCCAATAAAATATTCCCAAACATAGCCAAAAGCATTAAAGGGTTGAAAAAACCCAAAGGTTTCCGAAAGGAATGCCTCACAATAGAACAGATAAGAACAGCCCTCGCCTCCTTTGACACCAATACTTCAGAAGGATTAAGAGATTATGCTCTTTTCAATTTACTGGTGCGTACAGGTCTAAGAACAGTAGAGGTATCAAGAGCAACGGTTGGTGATTTAAGACAAGAAAGTGGTGAAGCTATCTTGTTGATTCAGGGAAAGGGCAGGGATTCAAAAGATGACTTTGTCTTGCTTGTAGATGATGCGTTACGCCCTTTACGAAAGTATCTTTCAAGCCGTGGACCTTTGTCTGAAAAAGACCCTTTATTTGCTAGCACGTCAAATCGAACAAGAGGTGAGCATTTAAAAGAGCGCACGATCAGTGGAATTATAAAAGAGACTTTAAGACGAATCGACGTCGACGATTCAAGAATAACTGCACACTCCTTAAGACACACCGCTGTCAGCCTAAGCATTAAAAATGGAGCATCTTTAATTCAGGCACAGGCTATGGCAAGACATTCTGATCCAAAGACGACGATGATTTATTTTCATAACCATGAGCGCATTAAGTCTGGTGCAGAACGCTATATAATTATTTAA
- the csoR_1 gene encoding Copper-sensitive operon repressor, with translation MTDKLCCEQPKKEHPSHHQQLTHLNRVSGQIEGIKRMIEEGRYCPDILNQLHAVRSAIKSIELRILDTHLSSCVTDTCLSNDQEEQRKKIDEIRELIKRFE, from the coding sequence ATGACCGATAAGTTGTGTTGCGAGCAGCCAAAAAAAGAGCATCCTTCTCACCATCAACAATTGACTCATTTAAATCGAGTCAGTGGGCAAATAGAAGGAATTAAAAGAATGATTGAAGAAGGACGGTATTGTCCAGACATTCTAAATCAATTGCATGCCGTTCGTTCTGCCATCAAAAGTATTGAGCTGCGGATTTTAGATACGCATCTTTCTAGCTGTGTGACTGATACCTGCCTTTCTAACGATCAAGAGGAACAAAGAAAGAAGATTGATGAAATTCGTGAATTAATCAAAAGATTTGAATGA
- the soj_2 gene encoding Sporulation initiation inhibitor protein soj, whose product MDIITISNQKGGSAKTSVTVNLAAALVEKKKKVLVIDLDPQGSCSSWLKCQK is encoded by the coding sequence ATGGACATCATTACAATTAGTAACCAAAAAGGTGGCTCAGCCAAAACTTCGGTAACCGTTAATTTAGCAGCTGCCTTGGTTGAAAAGAAAAAGAAAGTACTTGTGATTGATTTGGACCCTCAAGGTTCTTGTAGCTCCTGGCTAAAATGTCAAAAATGA
- the silP_1 gene encoding Silver exporting P-type ATPase, with translation MAKSIKDPICGMTVDPEKSPYQFSYQGKEYAFCSEYCLEKFKQNPDQFIRGSDAQRTTLSSNKYTCPMHPEIIQNQPGFCPKCGMALEPKNPTVTSSKTIYTCPMHPEIQQDHPGNCPICGMTLEPKTIDSAPDDSEYRDMFRRFWIGAVFSIFVLFLAMGNMIPALDRFISPKLSGFLQFILSTPVILWCGWPLFQRGFASLVNRHLNMFSLISLGVGIAYLYSVIAYFFPSIFPDTFKHQGLIPIYFETAAIITVLVLLGQVLELKARSQTSQAIKALLGRAAKSARLIRDGQEIEVAIDQVKSGDILRVKPGDKIPVDGKITEGKSSIDESMMTGEPIPIEKKIGDPVIGGTINQTGSFLMRAEKVGSETLLSLIVQMVAEAQRSRAPIQGLADKVSSYFVPAVVLIAILTFIAWALWGPEPSFTYGLVNAVAVLIIACPCALGLATPMSIMVGMGKGAENGVLIKNAEALEKLEKVKTIVVDKTGTLTEGKPKLMHVISPNWKEDDLLRLAASIEQSSEHPLATAIVQGAKERSIHLPHVQEFESITGGGVIGKVEGHDVIVGKPNFLQERYVNGVTSLQEKAQELQKQAQTVMFVAVDGQAAGLITVSDPIKSSTPEAIKQLHQLGLKLVMLSGDNEQTAQAVAKKLSIDEVHAGVAPQYKQDFVKEAQGKEGFVAMAGDGINDAPALAAADVGIAMGTGTDVAMESAEVTLVKGDLMGIVRAIHLSHAMMKNIRQNLFLAFIYNVLGIPIAAGVIYPFTGLLLNPIIAALAMSLSSVSVIGNALRLRKIKL, from the coding sequence ATGGCTAAATCAATTAAAGACCCTATCTGTGGAATGACGGTTGATCCAGAAAAGAGTCCCTACCAATTTAGTTATCAAGGAAAAGAGTATGCTTTTTGCAGTGAGTATTGCTTAGAGAAATTTAAGCAAAATCCAGATCAATTTATACGCGGTTCTGACGCACAACGGACGACGCTTTCTTCTAATAAATACACCTGTCCTATGCATCCTGAAATTATACAAAATCAGCCAGGGTTTTGTCCTAAATGTGGGATGGCACTAGAGCCTAAGAATCCAACAGTTACCTCTTCTAAAACAATTTATACCTGTCCAATGCATCCTGAAATTCAACAAGACCATCCAGGTAATTGCCCTATTTGCGGGATGACGTTAGAGCCAAAAACAATAGATAGTGCGCCAGATGATTCTGAGTATCGAGATATGTTTCGTCGTTTTTGGATAGGAGCAGTCTTCTCCATCTTTGTGCTTTTTTTAGCAATGGGTAATATGATCCCTGCATTAGATCGATTTATCTCTCCTAAGTTATCTGGTTTCCTTCAATTTATTCTTAGTACGCCTGTCATTCTCTGGTGTGGCTGGCCTTTGTTTCAAAGAGGTTTTGCTTCTTTAGTTAATCGTCATCTTAATATGTTTAGTTTAATTTCTTTAGGTGTTGGGATTGCTTATCTTTATAGTGTCATTGCTTACTTTTTCCCTTCTATTTTTCCTGACACATTTAAGCATCAAGGCTTAATTCCTATTTATTTTGAAACAGCTGCAATTATCACTGTTTTGGTTTTACTAGGTCAAGTGCTCGAACTCAAAGCCCGTAGTCAAACAAGCCAAGCGATTAAGGCGTTACTTGGACGAGCGGCTAAATCAGCACGACTTATTAGAGATGGTCAAGAAATAGAGGTAGCTATCGATCAAGTCAAAAGCGGTGATATTTTAAGAGTCAAACCAGGAGATAAAATCCCTGTCGATGGCAAAATCACGGAAGGTAAAAGTTCCATTGACGAATCTATGATGACGGGCGAGCCTATTCCTATTGAAAAGAAGATAGGCGATCCAGTTATTGGGGGAACAATTAATCAGACGGGTAGCTTTTTAATGCGCGCTGAAAAAGTGGGTAGTGAAACGCTTCTTTCGCTCATTGTGCAAATGGTGGCCGAAGCACAAAGAAGCCGAGCACCCATTCAAGGTTTAGCAGATAAAGTCTCTAGCTACTTTGTACCAGCCGTTGTTTTAATCGCCATTTTAACTTTTATTGCTTGGGCTTTATGGGGTCCAGAACCATCCTTTACCTATGGCCTTGTCAACGCCGTTGCTGTTCTCATTATTGCTTGTCCCTGTGCACTAGGCCTAGCAACTCCCATGTCTATTATGGTTGGGATGGGTAAAGGAGCTGAAAATGGCGTGTTAATTAAGAATGCTGAGGCTTTGGAAAAACTTGAAAAAGTTAAAACTATTGTAGTCGATAAAACAGGGACGCTTACAGAAGGTAAACCTAAGTTAATGCACGTGATTAGTCCGAATTGGAAAGAGGATGACCTTCTTCGTTTAGCAGCTTCTATTGAGCAAAGTAGCGAACATCCCTTGGCGACAGCAATTGTTCAAGGAGCTAAAGAAAGATCAATTCATTTACCTCACGTTCAAGAATTTGAATCCATTACAGGTGGAGGAGTTATTGGAAAAGTTGAAGGACATGACGTTATAGTTGGTAAACCAAACTTTTTACAAGAGCGTTACGTTAATGGCGTCACATCTCTTCAAGAAAAGGCTCAAGAATTGCAAAAACAAGCGCAGACAGTCATGTTTGTCGCCGTCGACGGTCAAGCAGCGGGTCTTATCACAGTCAGTGATCCCATTAAAAGTTCGACCCCAGAGGCGATTAAACAGCTTCATCAGCTTGGATTAAAACTTGTCATGCTTTCTGGTGATAATGAGCAAACAGCCCAGGCTGTAGCTAAAAAACTTTCTATTGATGAAGTCCATGCAGGCGTTGCACCTCAATATAAACAAGACTTTGTTAAAGAAGCTCAAGGAAAGGAAGGATTTGTGGCAATGGCAGGAGATGGAATCAATGACGCACCTGCCTTAGCAGCAGCAGATGTTGGCATTGCCATGGGAACTGGTACGGATGTCGCAATGGAAAGTGCTGAAGTGACGTTAGTCAAGGGAGACCTAATGGGAATTGTACGAGCAATTCATTTAAGCCATGCCATGATGAAAAATATTCGACAAAATCTATTCTTAGCTTTTATTTATAACGTGTTAGGTATCCCTATTGCCGCTGGCGTGATTTATCCTTTTACAGGACTTTTGTTAAATCCCATTATTGCTGCACTGGCAATGAGCTTAAGTTCTGTCTCTGTAATTGGCAATGCTTTAAGACTACGTAAAATTAAATTATAA
- a CDS encoding Helix-turn-helix domain protein, with protein sequence MSTKIDEDTLYDVPGVAKILGISERTVRKMMTEGTIKGKKLGRKWYATGAIIKAHFAEEKNTNVPPVVEKKTRKSKK encoded by the coding sequence ATGAGTACAAAGATAGACGAAGATACATTATATGATGTTCCTGGAGTTGCAAAGATATTGGGTATTTCGGAAAGAACAGTAAGAAAAATGATGACAGAAGGAACTATCAAAGGAAAGAAGCTTGGTAGGAAATGGTACGCTACAGGAGCAATTATTAAAGCTCACTTTGCAGAAGAGAAAAATACTAATGTTCCACCAGTCGTTGAGAAGAAAACCAGAAAATCCAAGAAATGA